A window of the Electrophorus electricus isolate fEleEle1 chromosome 11, fEleEle1.pri, whole genome shotgun sequence genome harbors these coding sequences:
- the ppp3r1a gene encoding calcineurin subunit B type 1 codes for MGNEASYPLEMCSHFDADEIKRLGKRFKKLDLDNSGSLSVEEFMSLPELQQNPLVQRVIDIFDTDGNGEVDFKEFIEGVSQFSVKGDKEQKLRFAFRIYDMDKDGYISNGELFQVLKMMVGNNLKDTQLQQIVDKTIINADKDGDGRISFEEFCAVVGGLDIHKKMVVDV; via the exons ATG GGAAATGAAGCAAGTTATCCCCTGGAGATGTGCTCACACT TCGATGCGGATGAAATTAAGAGGCTTGGTAAGAGATTTAAGAAACTCGACCTAGATAACTCTGGATCCCTGAGCGTTGAGGAGTTTATGTCTTTGCCTGAGCTGCAGCAGAATCCACTGGTGCAGAGAGTTATCGATATATTTGACACAGATGGCAACGGAGAGGTGGATTTTAAAG agttTATAGAGGGTGTCTCACAGTTCAGTGTAAAGGGAGATAAGGAACAGAAGCTCCGAT TCGCATTTAGGATCTATGATATGGACAAGGACGGCTACATTTCCAATGGGGAGCTGTTCCAAGTGTTAAAGATGATGGTGGGGAACAACTTGAAAGACACACAGCTGCAACAGATTGTAGACAAGACAATCATCAATGCTGACAAGGATGGTGATGGAAGAATATCTTTTGAAGAGTTCTGTGCT GTTGTTGGTGGGCTTGACATACACAAAAAGATGGTGGTGGATGTGTGA